A genomic window from Vagococcus sp. CY52-2 includes:
- a CDS encoding Ltp family lipoprotein: MSDYAEQFSQESGNYAIDHLSK, from the coding sequence ATATCTGATTACGCCGAACAGTTTTCGCAAGAGTCTGGAAATTATGCTATTGATCATTTATCAAAATGA
- a CDS encoding class I adenylate-forming enzyme family protein codes for MKNVLDYQPLNLYTNYKEAAEKTPTIPIIFDETLPAFASLSLETTYKDSHNKILKRAYQLAHLGVKKGDKIILYKSPKFDTYLLAVAASFLGAIPVMVSYHLPPETISVFVERLEDPFILFDDVTKENVQSVQNSSSEKKISLETLLNASAQPVSQEELGKDDIAYMTHTSGTTGIPKLICHSYHSMGWRTKWQREIFTHISKKELVAFHISPVHSRFNIGVSSLMSMGFPMMPLASATPQQVEDMLTTHQPIALETHPNNFVQWARLAKEKPHVFSSIKFYHSTFDAINNATMLAFLNASKENDPIFLQVYGQSECGPMILRSHTINSLKDSDARDMGVGLEGLTKARITDENGTLLPVMTDGHIQFLSKGRALTYYKEDARFEENVYGKWWDSGDYGMMDERGHLYLKDRQVDLIENIDSTLALEDYLLDALDFLEEVVIVRGKDNSPQPVLAVVPGKEMDWDAWWLQVADLPHLNEPIIKTFDEIPHTATMKVQRLLLERWLKEG; via the coding sequence TTGAAAAATGTACTTGACTACCAACCATTAAATCTTTATACCAACTACAAAGAGGCGGCCGAAAAAACGCCGACGATTCCGATTATTTTTGATGAAACACTACCAGCTTTTGCCTCACTTAGCTTAGAAACAACATATAAAGACAGCCATAACAAAATATTAAAAAGAGCATATCAGTTAGCCCATTTAGGTGTTAAAAAAGGCGATAAAATCATCCTATATAAAAGTCCTAAGTTTGATACGTATTTACTTGCTGTCGCAGCCTCCTTCCTTGGTGCGATACCTGTCATGGTGTCTTATCATTTACCACCTGAAACCATTAGCGTGTTTGTTGAGCGTTTGGAAGATCCTTTTATTTTATTTGATGACGTGACGAAAGAAAACGTCCAATCTGTTCAAAATAGTTCAAGCGAGAAAAAAATTTCATTAGAGACATTATTAAACGCCTCAGCACAGCCTGTATCACAAGAAGAGCTGGGCAAAGACGACATAGCATACATGACTCACACGTCTGGCACAACAGGTATCCCAAAACTGATTTGTCATTCTTATCACTCAATGGGATGGCGAACTAAATGGCAACGAGAAATATTTACTCATATTTCTAAAAAAGAATTGGTTGCATTTCACATCTCACCTGTGCACTCTCGTTTTAATATTGGGGTTTCTTCATTGATGAGTATGGGATTTCCTATGATGCCGTTAGCAAGTGCAACACCTCAGCAAGTGGAAGACATGCTAACAACACACCAACCTATTGCATTGGAAACTCATCCAAATAATTTCGTCCAATGGGCAAGACTGGCAAAAGAAAAACCTCATGTGTTTTCTAGCATTAAGTTTTATCATTCGACATTTGATGCAATAAACAATGCCACTATGCTAGCCTTTTTAAACGCATCAAAAGAAAATGACCCTATCTTTTTACAAGTTTATGGTCAAAGTGAATGCGGTCCAATGATTTTACGTTCGCACACCATTAATTCACTAAAAGACTCTGATGCTCGTGATATGGGCGTTGGACTTGAAGGATTAACAAAAGCCAGAATTACCGATGAAAATGGCACACTGCTACCTGTCATGACAGATGGACACATTCAATTTTTATCAAAAGGCCGTGCATTAACTTATTATAAAGAAGACGCTCGTTTTGAAGAAAATGTTTATGGTAAATGGTGGGATAGTGGCGATTACGGCATGATGGACGAGCGTGGTCACTTATACTTAAAAGATCGCCAAGTCGATTTGATTGAAAACATTGATAGCACTCTTGCACTGGAAGATTATTTATTAGATGCCTTGGATTTCTTGGAAGAAGTCGTGATTGTGCGTGGAAAAGATAACTCTCCTCAACCTGTTTTAGCTGTTGTGCCTGGAAAAGAAATGGATTGGGACGCGTGGTGGCTGCAAGTAGCTGACCTCCCTCATTTAAATGAACCTATCATCAAAACATTTGACGAGATACCTCATACTGCCACAATGAAAGTTCAGAGATTATTGTTGGAGAGATGGTTGAAGGAAGGATAG
- a CDS encoding SIR2 family protein, whose amino-acid sequence MKIDSFIKQYSNHPVLFIGAGFSLRYLENSFTWEELLKHVSLELTGNKEVYLDFKSESIRSDGSYSYEEIAGKLESLFNETLSQDRNGKFKEINDIFYNNMEKGIKLSRFKIYIAQLLGGKNLKENTENEIAALKRVRKNIGSVITTNYDNLVETLFDFNPLIGNDILLSNPYGSVYKIHGCVTNPEKIIITDNDYELFEEKYELIRAQLLSLFIHNPIIFIGYSIGDENIKKLLKTVFTYVEANTEIAEKIKSNFLVVEYEKDSNNLEVHDHDIVLEDLVTIRINKIKTDNFEDIYNSLASIELPVSAMDIRKVQNVVKEIYEGGNVLVNIVDDLNDLKNNEKVLAIGNVNRISYDYQSIGELIANYFKIVEEDNFQILKVIDKQNINKGQFFPIFAFSEINTDIEKAGELKVQQEKKLKEIYRKLKNNQENSHTRIDDIIKDDCISNSNKDNAIMYAVFNKQIGLKEFEEHLYTRSNKKETSYRRLLCVFDFMKYSGELEKIES is encoded by the coding sequence TTGAAAATAGATTCTTTTATAAAGCAATATAGTAATCATCCTGTTCTTTTTATAGGTGCAGGATTTAGTTTAAGATATCTTGAAAATTCATTTACATGGGAAGAATTATTAAAACATGTTTCTTTAGAATTAACAGGAAATAAAGAGGTGTATTTAGATTTTAAATCTGAATCAATCAGAAGTGATGGGTCTTACTCTTATGAAGAAATAGCTGGTAAGTTGGAAAGTCTATTTAATGAAACTTTATCTCAGGATAGGAATGGTAAATTTAAGGAAATTAATGATATTTTTTATAATAATATGGAAAAAGGTATTAAGCTAAGTCGTTTTAAAATTTATATTGCACAACTTCTAGGTGGAAAAAATTTAAAAGAGAATACAGAAAACGAAATAGCAGCTCTTAAAAGAGTTCGGAAAAATATCGGTTCGGTCATTACAACAAATTATGATAACCTGGTAGAGACTTTATTTGATTTTAATCCTTTAATAGGTAATGATATTTTATTAAGTAATCCGTACGGATCCGTTTATAAAATACATGGATGTGTTACTAATCCAGAAAAGATAATTATTACAGATAATGACTATGAATTATTTGAAGAGAAATATGAACTTATTAGGGCACAACTCTTATCATTATTTATTCATAATCCTATTATTTTTATTGGGTATAGTATTGGTGATGAAAATATTAAAAAGCTTCTCAAAACTGTTTTTACATATGTAGAAGCTAACACAGAGATAGCTGAAAAAATTAAATCTAACTTTTTAGTTGTGGAGTATGAAAAAGATTCAAATAATTTAGAAGTTCATGATCATGATATCGTGCTTGAAGACTTGGTTACCATCAGAATAAACAAAATTAAAACTGACAATTTTGAAGACATATACAATTCTTTAGCTTCAATTGAATTACCTGTTTCAGCTATGGATATAAGAAAAGTACAAAATGTTGTTAAGGAAATTTATGAAGGTGGAAATGTTTTAGTAAATATTGTCGATGACCTAAATGATTTGAAAAATAACGAAAAAGTTCTAGCAATTGGTAATGTTAATAGAATTAGTTATGATTATCAATCTATAGGAGAATTGATTGCTAATTACTTTAAAATTGTTGAGGAAGATAATTTTCAAATTTTAAAAGTAATTGATAAACAAAATATAAATAAAGGCCAGTTTTTCCCTATTTTTGCCTTTTCTGAAATTAATACTGATATTGAAAAAGCTGGCGAGTTAAAAGTACAGCAGGAAAAAAAATTAAAAGAGATATATAGAAAATTAAAAAATAATCAGGAGAACTCTCATACAAGGATAGATGATATAATTAAGGATGATTGCATATCAAATTCTAATAAAGATAATGCAATAATGTATGCAGTTTTTAATAAACAAATAGGATTAAAAGAATTTGAAGAACATTTATATACTAGGTCTAATAAAAAAGAAACTAGTTATAGAAGGTTGCTCTGTGTTTTTGATTTTATGAAATATTCAGGAGAATTAGAGAAGATAGAGTCTTAA
- a CDS encoding helix-turn-helix domain-containing protein: MTTQPTYFAIIPAHVRYAKTISANAKLLYGDISALCHQQGYCWASNDYFARLYDVSKTSISKWINQLKEQDFVTVELHYKKDSKEIDKRHIKIVEEPMKQNEFTSPTNVIAPIEEKFKENKTVNTKKNKTMNKKHPYTKEHMRLAKMLHINLSKDFPKEMSKVNLNVWASEMYLLNRQDGVRIEDIAHMINWLTTNDFWSRHIRHPKKLRETFERLVVESKKGKTTTSKTETLPDWFNQSIKETPASEEEMVDIKQKILAFQMS; encoded by the coding sequence ATGACAACACAACCAACTTATTTTGCGATTATTCCAGCTCATGTGAGATACGCTAAAACGATCAGTGCTAATGCCAAACTGTTATATGGAGACATTTCTGCTTTATGTCATCAACAAGGGTATTGCTGGGCAAGCAATGATTATTTTGCCAGACTATATGATGTGAGTAAAACGTCTATTTCAAAATGGATTAACCAATTGAAAGAGCAAGACTTTGTGACAGTGGAGTTGCATTATAAAAAAGACAGTAAAGAAATAGACAAGAGGCATATAAAAATTGTTGAAGAGCCTATGAAACAAAATGAGTTCACCTCACCAACGAATGTGATTGCCCCTATTGAAGAAAAGTTTAAAGAGAATAAGACAGTGAATACTAAAAAGAATAAAACAATGAATAAAAAGCATCCGTATACGAAAGAGCATATGAGACTAGCAAAAATGTTACACATAAATCTATCAAAAGATTTTCCAAAAGAGATGAGCAAAGTTAACTTAAATGTTTGGGCAAGTGAGATGTACTTGTTAAACAGGCAAGATGGCGTGAGAATAGAGGACATAGCTCACATGATTAACTGGTTAACAACCAATGATTTTTGGTCTCGTCATATCAGGCATCCTAAAAAGTTAAGAGAAACATTTGAGCGACTTGTTGTTGAAAGTAAAAAAGGTAAGACAACCACATCAAAAACAGAAACATTGCCTGATTGGTTCAATCAATCGATAAAAGAAACCCCGGCAAGTGAAGAAGAGATGGTTGATATTAAGCAAAAAATACTGGCCTTTCAAATGAGTTAA
- a CDS encoding DUF4041 domain-containing protein, giving the protein MQKRLDNRSEELSRIKKKQLSIESMSIIEKQTMIEDLTIEVNKLDDAVLKVKRTEVELNNKLLQLGAEIMDKKNELNTLNNTIDAQNWGLYEPQYNFASSLLYKDKLTEVRATQKQMIKDKTAVNFFDGWTVNGSAAEGKKMTNNNIKQILRSFNNECETIIMKVKYNNLDASKKRMETSYQQLNKMNENNQLSISPAYLEIKKQEMYLAYEYERKKQEEKEELKLQREKEREEKALQKEINAKMKIIDKDLTHYNNMISDLESKMKKNDDQAEIDALKQQIAELQKQIENKEEEKNELDYRNAHAYAGYVYIISNIGAFGEDVFKIGVTRRLEPLERINELSSASVPFKFDVHALIFSYDAFKLEAELHDYFHDYRINKVNNRKEFFRCSIDLIEQKLKEYETLTIDFTRYPEAEEYMQSRDSIQDNHSY; this is encoded by the coding sequence ATGCAAAAGAGATTAGATAATCGTTCAGAAGAATTAAGTCGCATCAAAAAGAAACAACTTTCCATTGAATCTATGTCGATTATAGAAAAGCAAACGATGATTGAAGATTTAACCATTGAAGTGAACAAACTTGATGACGCGGTATTAAAAGTAAAACGCACCGAAGTAGAATTAAATAATAAATTATTGCAGTTGGGTGCTGAAATTATGGACAAAAAGAACGAATTAAATACGTTGAATAATACAATTGACGCGCAAAATTGGGGATTGTATGAACCACAATATAATTTTGCTTCATCACTTTTGTATAAAGACAAACTAACTGAAGTTCGAGCAACACAAAAACAAATGATTAAAGATAAGACTGCTGTCAATTTTTTTGATGGATGGACAGTTAATGGAAGTGCTGCTGAAGGTAAAAAAATGACGAATAACAATATTAAACAAATTCTGCGTTCGTTCAATAATGAGTGTGAAACCATCATTATGAAAGTAAAATACAACAACTTAGATGCTTCTAAAAAAAGAATGGAAACGTCCTACCAACAGCTTAATAAAATGAATGAAAATAACCAATTGTCTATATCACCAGCCTATCTAGAAATCAAAAAACAAGAAATGTATCTAGCATATGAATACGAACGAAAGAAACAAGAAGAAAAAGAAGAATTAAAACTACAGCGTGAAAAAGAACGTGAAGAAAAAGCGTTACAAAAAGAGATTAACGCAAAAATGAAGATAATAGATAAAGACTTAACCCACTACAATAATATGATTTCAGATTTAGAATCAAAAATGAAAAAGAACGATGATCAAGCAGAAATTGACGCTTTAAAACAACAAATTGCTGAATTACAGAAACAAATTGAAAACAAAGAAGAAGAAAAAAATGAGTTAGATTATAGAAATGCACATGCTTATGCTGGTTACGTTTATATTATTAGTAACATCGGAGCTTTTGGTGAAGATGTCTTTAAAATTGGGGTAACTAGACGATTGGAGCCACTAGAGCGAATCAACGAATTAAGTAGTGCATCAGTCCCTTTCAAATTTGATGTTCATGCCCTTATATTTAGTTATGATGCCTTCAAACTTGAAGCCGAACTTCATGACTATTTCCATGATTATCGTATTAATAAAGTAAATAATCGAAAAGAATTTTTTAGATGCTCTATTGATTTAATTGAGCAAAAATTAAAAGAATACGAAACTTTAACAATTGATTTCACGAGATATCCTGAAGCAGAGGAATATATGCAGTCGAGGGATTCAATACAAGATAACCATTCTTATTAA
- the sstT gene encoding serine/threonine transporter SstT, whose protein sequence is MKKIRKLSLIQKICIGIVVGAILGMLVPSWTWIKLLGDLFIGALKAIAPLLVFFLIIDSLSKQQKGIKTHMRTVIILYLSATFIAALVAVFASDLFPVKLVLPDVAVEQQAPDDLWNILSDIIIGAVMNPVQAIIEGNYLSLLFWGAVIGVGMRSAADVTKNVLSDISDTISKVIQIIIQLAPIGIVGLVFNSISEIGIKGLAEYGKLILLLVGTMLFVSFIVYPFMVFLLLKQNPYPLTMFCMKESGIPAFFTRSSVVNIPINMELCEKLGLDKESYSISIPLGATANSGGAAITISIMTLATAHTMGMDIPFLLAFLLCLLAAISSTGVSGIAGGSLLLIPLACSLFNISNDIAMQVVGIGFIIGVVQDSVETALNSAADLLFAATAEFYDKQKSGQTIDLNARVREARKLL, encoded by the coding sequence ATGAAAAAGATTAGAAAGTTATCATTAATCCAAAAAATCTGTATCGGGATTGTCGTCGGGGCAATTTTAGGGATGTTGGTACCTTCCTGGACTTGGATTAAACTACTAGGTGATCTCTTTATCGGGGCTTTGAAGGCAATTGCCCCTTTATTAGTCTTTTTCCTCATTATCGATTCATTATCTAAACAACAAAAAGGCATTAAAACGCATATGCGAACCGTCATTATTTTATATTTGAGTGCGACTTTTATTGCTGCCTTAGTTGCGGTGTTTGCCTCAGACTTATTCCCAGTAAAATTGGTTTTACCTGATGTAGCTGTCGAACAACAAGCACCAGATGATTTATGGAACATTTTATCTGATATTATCATTGGAGCTGTCATGAACCCAGTTCAAGCCATTATCGAGGGTAACTACCTGTCTCTACTATTTTGGGGAGCAGTTATTGGTGTGGGTATGAGAAGTGCAGCAGACGTCACAAAAAATGTCCTGTCAGATATTTCTGATACCATTTCTAAAGTCATTCAAATTATTATTCAACTAGCTCCCATTGGGATTGTGGGTTTAGTCTTTAATTCTATTTCTGAGATCGGAATTAAAGGACTAGCCGAGTATGGTAAATTAATTTTATTATTAGTAGGTACTATGTTATTTGTGTCATTTATTGTGTACCCATTTATGGTCTTTTTACTACTCAAACAAAATCCTTACCCATTAACGATGTTTTGTATGAAAGAAAGTGGGATTCCTGCCTTCTTTACGCGTAGTTCAGTTGTTAATATTCCAATTAATATGGAATTATGTGAGAAACTAGGATTAGATAAAGAGTCATACTCTATTTCTATTCCACTAGGAGCAACTGCTAATAGTGGTGGTGCGGCGATTACGATTTCAATCATGACGTTAGCAACGGCTCATACAATGGGAATGGATATTCCATTTCTTCTTGCTTTTCTACTCTGTTTATTAGCAGCCATTTCATCAACTGGTGTCTCTGGTATTGCTGGAGGAAGTTTACTTCTTATCCCACTAGCATGTAGCTTGTTTAATATTTCAAATGATATTGCCATGCAAGTTGTTGGAATTGGATTTATCATTGGGGTTGTCCAAGACTCTGTTGAAACAGCCCTTAACTCAGCTGCTGATTTGTTGTTTGCAGCAACAGCGGAATTTTATGATAAGCAAAAATCTGGTCAGACAATTGATTTAAATGCACGTGTCAGAGAAGCTAGAAAATTACTTTAA
- a CDS encoding Eco57I restriction-modification methylase domain-containing protein yields MLTAKRLSIIDDLVKNLSNEDDKWMSLAIAIDLADEVLKVILPDNNDWENQLNRDSSNTGKLPDPLPLDTFKNQKQVSWFNIHPESTSARSAFKLFYSEDCALESNFFWFSESATKQKIAAATEYSQNWEDSDLTRKPEYKVGIDFFLTPDTNSLMVVISNHQKLRVLELHGQLSNTQKLILKDKLNGAAAYTGIENGERLEFEPQRTIHTTLWNALQLKEVNKQFYGYVASHYAEVVTYLEKNGKKSDDAKQFSSRLLGRLLFIWFLRKMNVINESVGYFETDDLTATEYYDQRLKQLFFETLNTDVESRTSGDLLTPYLNGGLFEAKENDFVDETIEFPEGYFTRLYNHFDEFNFTTDESSADFELIAVDPEMLGQVFESLLASQTDNEDNNERNNTGSFYTPREIVGYMVKETLRQYLYSKIDETTHKGIDELLDLSDSQWLNRKSTSSADVWGVNSKKVISEIKIALDNFKVLDPAAGSGAFPMGMLQQLLKTYERIEKRFDPYKLKLSIIENNIFGVDIQPMAVEIARLRVWLSVIVDEKDISNIKPLPNLDFKFIAANSLVQLEDGQTDLFADPELDIKLQDLRNKYFNARSPRRKKEHQERYYRLTLGQGNVFDDERTIQLKSFDPFKNRTAAEFFDPHVMFGISDGFDAIIGNPPYLLEGKTNKKKFEGIPYYQGKMDLWYSFTCLSIDMLKEKGHLSFIAKNNWVTNSGASILRNKVINDTKIIKLIDFGNLFVFQSAKQQTMIMMFEKDKLTDNYEFDYRKLNGSNKELTNNDINKFLNKNNIKGTYVTPQIKRENYKDSFFTFSKYENILNKINSDSDYLNKTEVNNGIHSHYDIIDKKLAKLHNMPVGTGIFVLSDSELENLNINDNEALLIKPFYTSNETKRYLTQSANKLWIIYTDSTYKSPKSMDIYPNLKKHLDVFKNVITSDNKPYGLHRARKEFLFNGEKILALRKCVNKPLFSYSDFDCYVSATFNVIKTNRFNNKYLLALLNSKLVQFWLKYKGKMQGDNYQLDQAPLIKIPIKVSNEEITNKIVILVDRIFYNIQNNTDTKIFEEQIDQLIFSIYNLEPYEIKIIEDDLRIK; encoded by the coding sequence ATGCTAACAGCGAAAAGGCTTAGTATCATAGATGATTTGGTTAAAAATCTTTCAAATGAAGATGATAAATGGATGTCCCTTGCAATTGCAATTGATTTAGCAGATGAAGTATTAAAGGTAATACTTCCTGATAATAATGATTGGGAAAATCAATTAAATAGAGACTCTAGTAATACTGGGAAATTGCCGGATCCACTCCCTTTAGACACTTTTAAAAATCAAAAACAGGTATCATGGTTTAATATTCATCCTGAATCAACTTCAGCAAGAAGTGCATTTAAACTATTTTATTCAGAAGATTGTGCATTGGAGAGTAACTTTTTTTGGTTTAGTGAATCAGCAACTAAGCAAAAAATTGCTGCTGCCACAGAGTATTCACAAAATTGGGAGGATTCAGACCTTACTCGTAAGCCAGAGTATAAAGTAGGAATAGATTTCTTTTTAACACCAGATACTAATAGTTTGATGGTTGTTATTTCTAATCATCAAAAATTACGTGTATTAGAATTACATGGACAGTTGAGTAATACGCAAAAATTGATTTTGAAAGATAAACTGAATGGAGCTGCAGCGTATACTGGAATTGAAAATGGAGAGCGATTAGAATTCGAACCACAACGTACAATTCATACGACACTTTGGAATGCCTTACAACTTAAAGAAGTAAATAAACAATTTTATGGCTATGTGGCTAGTCATTACGCAGAAGTTGTAACGTATTTAGAAAAAAATGGGAAAAAATCAGATGATGCAAAACAATTTTCTTCAAGATTATTGGGTAGATTATTATTTATTTGGTTTTTAAGGAAAATGAATGTTATTAATGAAAGTGTTGGATACTTTGAAACAGATGATTTAACAGCAACTGAATATTATGATCAAAGACTGAAACAATTATTTTTTGAAACATTAAATACTGATGTAGAGTCTAGAACTAGCGGCGATTTGCTTACTCCTTATTTAAATGGGGGTCTATTTGAAGCGAAGGAAAACGACTTTGTCGATGAAACAATAGAATTTCCAGAAGGTTATTTCACACGCTTATATAATCATTTTGATGAATTTAATTTTACAACAGATGAATCTAGTGCTGATTTTGAATTAATAGCGGTAGATCCTGAAATGTTGGGACAAGTTTTTGAATCATTATTAGCTTCTCAAACAGATAATGAAGATAATAATGAGCGTAATAATACAGGTTCGTTTTATACCCCACGTGAAATTGTTGGGTATATGGTTAAAGAAACTCTTAGACAATATTTATATTCTAAGATTGACGAAACAACTCATAAAGGAATTGATGAATTATTAGATTTATCTGATTCTCAGTGGTTGAATAGAAAAAGCACATCTAGCGCAGATGTCTGGGGAGTTAATAGCAAGAAAGTTATTTCTGAAATTAAAATAGCTCTCGACAATTTCAAAGTACTAGATCCTGCGGCAGGTTCAGGAGCATTTCCTATGGGGATGCTTCAGCAACTACTAAAAACTTATGAAAGAATTGAAAAACGCTTTGACCCTTACAAGTTAAAACTATCTATTATTGAAAATAATATTTTTGGTGTTGATATTCAACCTATGGCTGTGGAAATAGCAAGGCTTCGTGTATGGTTATCAGTAATTGTTGATGAAAAAGATATTTCTAACATTAAGCCATTGCCTAATCTAGATTTTAAATTTATTGCAGCTAATTCATTAGTTCAGTTAGAAGATGGCCAAACAGATTTATTTGCTGATCCAGAATTAGATATTAAGCTTCAAGATTTAAGAAATAAATACTTTAATGCTAGATCTCCTAGAAGGAAAAAGGAACATCAAGAAAGATACTATAGATTGACGCTTGGTCAAGGGAATGTTTTCGATGATGAAAGAACTATTCAATTAAAATCATTCGACCCGTTTAAGAATAGAACTGCCGCAGAATTTTTTGATCCACATGTAATGTTCGGAATAAGTGACGGATTTGATGCAATTATAGGAAATCCACCGTATCTTCTAGAAGGAAAAACCAATAAAAAGAAGTTTGAAGGTATTCCGTATTATCAAGGTAAAATGGACTTGTGGTATAGTTTTACTTGTTTAAGTATAGATATGCTTAAGGAAAAAGGACATCTTTCTTTTATTGCCAAAAATAATTGGGTAACTAATTCAGGTGCAAGCATATTAAGAAACAAGGTAATAAATGATACCAAAATAATTAAATTAATAGATTTTGGTAATTTATTTGTTTTTCAAAGTGCTAAGCAACAAACTATGATTATGATGTTTGAAAAAGATAAATTAACGGATAATTATGAATTTGATTACAGAAAATTAAACGGTAGTAATAAAGAATTAACAAATAATGATATTAATAAATTTTTAAACAAAAATAATATAAAAGGTACATACGTTACTCCTCAAATAAAACGAGAAAATTATAAAGATTCTTTTTTTACGTTCAGTAAATATGAAAATATTCTAAACAAAATTAACTCAGATTCAGATTATTTGAATAAAACAGAAGTTAATAATGGAATCCATTCGCATTATGATATTATTGACAAGAAATTAGCTAAATTACATAATATGCCAGTTGGAACTGGTATATTTGTATTAAGCGATAGTGAATTAGAAAATTTAAATATAAACGATAATGAAGCTTTATTGATAAAGCCATTTTATACATCAAATGAAACAAAAAGATATTTAACCCAGAGTGCTAATAAATTATGGATAATATATACAGATTCAACATATAAATCTCCTAAATCTATGGATATATATCCAAACTTAAAAAAACATTTAGATGTCTTTAAAAATGTAATTACTTCGGACAATAAACCTTATGGATTACATAGAGCTAGAAAAGAATTTCTCTTCAATGGCGAAAAAATATTGGCATTAAGAAAATGTGTTAATAAACCACTATTTTCATATTCAGACTTTGATTGCTATGTATCAGCTACGTTTAATGTGATTAAGACCAATAGATTTAATAATAAGTATTTATTAGCCTTATTAAATTCAAAATTAGTTCAATTTTGGCTTAAGTATAAAGGGAAAATGCAAGGAGATAATTATCAACTTGATCAAGCCCCCCTCATTAAAATACCAATAAAAGTTAGTAATGAAGAAATAACCAATAAAATTGTTATATTAGTTGACCGCATATTTTATAATATACAAAATAATACTGATACAAAAATATTTGAAGAACAAATTGATCAGCTGATTTTTTCTATATATAATTTAGAGCCTTATGAAATAAAAATTATTGAAGATGATTTGAGAATAAAATGA
- a CDS encoding uracil-DNA glycosylase family protein, producing the protein MQRGLDPIFNEDTSILILGSAPSEMSLKKQQYYGNNGNQFWKIMFAFF; encoded by the coding sequence ATGCAACGTGGACTTGATCCGATTTTCAATGAAGACACAAGTATACTGATTTTAGGCAGTGCACCAAGTGAGATGTCATTAAAGAAACAACAATATTATGGTAACAATGGGAATCAGTTTTGGAAAATAATGTTTGCTTTTTTTTAA